The following coding sequences are from one Odontesthes bonariensis isolate fOdoBon6 chromosome 10, fOdoBon6.hap1, whole genome shotgun sequence window:
- the pik3cd gene encoding phosphatidylinositol 4,5-bisphosphate 3-kinase catalytic subunit delta isoform — protein sequence MPPGKYGMQEEWEQEGDQEINMDFLLPTGIFLKFPVSRNDTIKNIKKMVWKNARSEALFSGLGDPDGYVFTCINQTAEREELEEESRRISDVRPFMCVLRLVAREGDRVEKLANTQISLLIGKGLHEFEGQKNHEVNEFRARMRTFCEEKAQERQNLPWQRWIEYSFLCNLEPCCPPPQCGNVKSKNSKKIFINVKFEACDESFMLQQDPQDFPVALMKSALKKKATVFRSVRQEPEDYTLQVNGRWEFIYGKHPLCQFKYIFSCLRNGQNPQLTMVHHSTVSKYQEEQGRMCSQMCKSRSLSRPPPLPVKKQNTSSLWSINESFYIHLLQGSRVNADEGMKLVVQAGLFHGSELLCKVVTSSEVTVCSEPLWDQRLEFDINVSDLPRMSRLCFALYAVIEKAKKPRGTKKKNKKADCPIAWVNTMVFDYKDQLKTGEFLLSTWPSVPDDKSDLLNPMGTVEKNPNVDSAAGLLIRFPNIRPYPLYYPPVAKLSDADRNGDTLFPSKDDYMKLKEIMDNKNYTEFFEDEKELLWKLRTDIRDYYPESLSKLLLITKWNKREDVVQMVGLLMTWPELPAIQALELLDYSFPDPAVRSFTIRCLRKLSDDELLHYLIQLVQVLKYESYLDCDLTTFLLERALSNRRIGHFLFWHLRSEIHVASVSLRFGLILEAYCRGNLHHIKLLTKQNEALGKMKALSDIVKSGSRKMTVEDLKLCIRQESYLEALSDLLSPLNPSIILTEICADKCRFMDSKMKPLWLMYKSLSEEDMVGIIFKNGDDLRQDMLTLQMIQLMENLWKREGLDLRMIPYGCLSTGNKMGLIEIVKNSDTIANIQRNSSNSAATAAFNKDALLNWLKSKNPGDKLDQAIEEFTLSCAGYCVATYVLGIGDRHNDNIMIRETGQLFHIDFGHFLGNFKRKLGINRERVPFILTYDFVHVIQQGRTNNSEKFERFRECCERAYKILCRNGTLFVNLFAMMKAAGLPELTSFKDIQYLKDSLSLGKSEDEALKNFKVKFNEALRESWKTKVNWMMHSLSKDNRP from the exons ATGCCCCCGGGGAAGTATGGGATGCAGGAGGAGTGGGAGCAGGAGGGAGACCAGGAGATCAACATGGACTTCCTGCTGCCGACCGGGATCTTCCTCAAATTCCCTGTGTCTCGAAACGACACCatcaaaaacattaaaaag atggttTGGAAAAATGCCAGAAGCGAAGCTCTGTTCAGTGGACTGGGTGACCCTGATGGGTATGTCTTCACCTGCATCAACCAGACGGCAGAgagggaggagctggaggaagagTCGAGGCGGATAAGCGATGTGCGGCCTTTCATGTGTGTTCTGAGGCTGGTGGCCAGGGAGGGGGACCGAGTGGAGAAACTCGCCAACACTCAGATCAGCCTGCTCATTGGGAAAG GTCTGCATGAGTTTGAAGGCCAGAAGAACCACGAGGTGAACGAGTTCCGAGCTAGGATGCGAACATTTTGCGAAGAGAAGGCTCAGGAGCGGCAGAATTTGCCATGGCAACGGTGGATTGAGTACAGCTTCCTGTGCAACTTGGAGCCATGCTGCCCTCCTCCACAGTGTGGGAACGTGAAGTCAAAGAACAGCAAGAAGATTTTCATCAATGTCAAGTTTGAGGCTTGCGAT GAGAGCTTCATGCTGCAGCAGGACCCTCAGGACTTCCCAGTGGCGCTGATGAAGAGCGCCCTGAAAAAGAAGGCCACTGTCTTTCGCTCAGTGCGGCAGGAGCCCGAAGACTACACCCTACAGGTCAACGGGAGGTGGGAGTTCATCTACGGGAAACATCCACTCTGCCAGTTCAAA TATATTTTCTCCTGTTTGAGAAATGGTCAAAACCCTCAACTCACCATGGTGCACCACTCAACCGTCAGCAAATATCAGGAGGAGCAAGGCAGAATGTGCAGCCAGATGTGCAAGAGTCGCTCTCTGTCCAGACCTCCTCCTCTGCCCGTGAAGAAG CAGAACACCTCCTCTCTCTGGTCCATCAATGAGTCTTTCTACATTCACCTGCTGCAGGGCAGCCGAGTCAATGCAGATGAAGGAATGAAG CTTGTTGTGCAGGCTGGTCTGTTCCACGGCAGTGAGCTGCTCTGTAAGGTGGTGACCAGCTCGGAGGTGACGGTGTGCTCTGAGCCGCTGTGGGATCAGAGGCTGGAGTTTGACATCAACGTGTCCGACCTGCCCCGCATGAGTCGCCTGTGCTTTGCCCTCTATGCGGTCATTGAGAAGGCCAAGAAACCTCGCGGcaccaagaaaaagaataagaaagct GATTGTCCGATTGCCTGGGTGAACACGATGGTGTTTGACTACAAGGACCAGCTGAAGACCGGAGAGTTCCTCTTATCCACGTGGCCATCTGTACCTG ATGACAAAAGTGACCTGTTGAACCCGATGGGAACAGTTGAGAAGAACCCCAATGTGGACAGTGCTGCTGGGCTTCTCATCCGCTTCCCAAACATCCGGCCGTACCCTCTTTATTATCCTCCGGTTGCCAAG TTGAGTGACGCGGACAGGAATGGAGATACACTTTTTCCCTCTAAAGACGAC TACATGAAACTGAAAGAAATCATGGACAACAAAAACTACACCGAGTTTTTTGAGGATGAGAAAGAGCTTCTGTGGAAGCTCCGCACAGATATCCGCGATTATTATCCGGAAAGTCTGTCCAAGCTGCTCCTCATCACTAAGTGGAATAAGCGTGAGGACGTAGTTCAG ATGGTGGGTTTACTGATGACCTGGCCCGAACTCCCTGCAATCCAAGCCTTAGAGCTTTTAGACTACAGCTTTCCCGACCCGGCAGTCCGTTCTTTCACTATCAGATGCCTCAGAAAGCTCAG TGATGATGAACTGCTGCACTACTTAATCCAGCTGGTCCAGGTCCTAAAGTACGAGTCCTACCTTGACTGTGACCTCACAACCTTCCTGCTTGAGAGAGCGTTGTCAAACAGAAGGATAGGACACTTTCTGTTTTGGCATCTCAG GTCAGAGATCCACGTGGCATCTGTGAGTTTGCGTTTTGGCCTGATCCTGGAGGCGTACTGCAGGGGAAACCTCCACCACATCAAGCTCTTAACCAAACAG AACGAGGCTCTGGGCAAAATGAAGGCCCTGAGCGACATTGTCAAGTCGGGCTCCCGGAAGATGACAGTGGAGGACTTGAAGCTGTGCATCAGACAGGAGTCTTATCTGGAGGCCCTATCGGACCTACTGTCACCACTTAACCCCAGCATCATCCTCACCGAGATCTG TGCAGATAAGTGCAGATTTATGGACTCCAAAATGAAGCCACTCTGGCTGATGTACAAGAGCCTCTCTGAAGAAGACATGGTGGGCATCATCTTCAAAAACGGAGATG ATCTTCGACAAGACATGTTGACTCTGCAGATGATCCAGCTAATGGAGAATCTATGGAAGAGGGAAGGTCTCGATCTCAG GATGATTCCTTACGGCTGCTTGTCTACTGGGAACAAAATGGGGCTCATTGAGATAGTGAAGAACTCCGACACCATTGCCAACATCCAGCGCAACAGCAGTAACAGTGCAGCTACTGCCGCCTTCAACAAGGATGCCTTGCTCAACTGGCTCAAATCTAAGAATCCTGG GGACAAACTTGATCAAGCAATAGAAGAGTTCACGCTGTCCTGTGCTGGCTACTGTGTAGCTACGTATGTGCTGGGTATTGGAGATCGTCACAATGACAATATCATGATCAGGGAAACTGGACAG CTGTTCCACATTGACTTTGGGCATTTCCTGGGCAACTTCAAGCGGAAACTCGGGATCAACAGGGAGCGTGTGCCTTTTATCTTGACATACGACTTTGTCCATGTCATCCAGCAAGGAAGGACAAACAACAGTGAGAAGTTTGAGAG GTTCAGGGAGTGCTGTGAGCGGGCCTACAAGATCCTGTGTCGAAACGGGACGCTGTTCGTCAACCTCTTCGCTATGATGAAGGCAGCAGGGCTGCCTGAGCTCACCTCTTTCAAAGATATCCAGTATTTAAAG GACTCCTTATCTTTGGGCAAATCGGAGGATGAAGCACTGAAGAACTTTAAAGTAAAGTTCAACGAAGCTTTGCGGGAGAGCTGGAAGACAAAGGTCAACTGGATGATGCACTCCTTGTCCAAAGATAATAGACCATGA